In the genome of Verrucomicrobiota bacterium, the window CGTGCAACTGATATTGAACCGCTCCCGTCCGCGCGCCATCAGCTTCTCGTTCACCGCGAGCGGGATCGTCGCCACATGATTCGTCGTGCCGGGCACCAGTCCCGTGTTCACCGCGTGTTCCTCGAACGGAAGCACCCTCGCCCCTTTGACGTCCAGCGCCGTCGCGCGAGCGACCGTCCCGGCGACCGGCGGGCGCGAGTCCATGCCATCCGCAAAAAACCCGCCGGCCTCCTGCGGCCGCACCTTGTTCTGACGCACCATGTCCGGAATGATCTCGATCGGCGGGCGGCGGGAATGATCGCCGCGCTTGCCCGCGACGAGGTAGACCGTCGCAACCGACAGCACAAACAGGAGGACGATGTATCGCATTATTCCTCGACCTCCTCGATGTGCGAACTGCCCGCCGCCTCCAGCATCTGCCGGGCCGACGCGGGCGAATACTTCGGGTCCGACGTCTCGATCACGATGAAGAACTTGTCATGGGTCACCTGCGCGAAGCGCCGGTTTTTGAGCAGCGGATGATGCAGCCGCGGCAGGCGGTTGAGGAACAACATGCCGCCGAGCGACCCGAAGCTCGCCAGGAGGATCGTGCATTCGTAGCTGACCGGGAACGCGAAGAACGGGCTGAACATGGGCTTGCCGCCGACGACGATCTGGTAATCGAACGCGTTCATCCACCAAATCATCAGCATGCCCGCCGTGTAGCCGGTCGCTCCTCCGAGGAAACTGAACCAGCCGACCTTCGATGACTTCAAACCCATCGCCGCGTCCATGCCATGCACCGCGAACGGGGTGTGGACGTCCCATCGTGTGTAACCGGCATCGCGCACCTTTTCGGCGGCGTGCAGGACGTCGGCCGTGCGCGAGAACTCCGCCACCAGCCCGTAGATTTTGGCGCCCGCAGCCATTAGTGGTGCCCTCCGTGCTTCGCGCCGCCCAGCGGATGATGCGGATCCGCCTGCGGCGTCACGCCCTTGACCTCGCTGATCGCAATGACCGGCAGGAACCGCATGAACACCAGGAAGCACGTCATGAACAGACCGAAGCTGCCCACGAACGTCAGCACGTCCACGTAAGTCGGGCTGAAGTCGCCCCAGTTGGACGG includes:
- a CDS encoding cytochrome c, producing the protein MRYIVLLFVLSVATVYLVAGKRGDHSRRPPIEIIPDMVRQNKVRPQEAGGFFADGMDSRPPVAGTVARATALDVKGARVLPFEEHAVNTGLVPGTTNHVATIPLAVNEKLMARGRERFNISCTPCHGPQGDGNGITKKIGAMAVVATLHDKRIVSQPDGELFGVISHGRNLMQGYAANITVEDRWAIVAYVRALQLSKLGSTNDVPPAARALLK
- a CDS encoding DUF3341 domain-containing protein, encoding MAAGAKIYGLVAEFSRTADVLHAAEKVRDAGYTRWDVHTPFAVHGMDAAMGLKSSKVGWFSFLGGATGYTAGMLMIWWMNAFDYQIVVGGKPMFSPFFAFPVSYECTILLASFGSLGGMLFLNRLPRLHHPLLKNRRFAQVTHDKFFIVIETSDPKYSPASARQMLEAAGSSHIEEVEE